From the genome of Eublepharis macularius isolate TG4126 chromosome 12, MPM_Emac_v1.0, whole genome shotgun sequence, one region includes:
- the LOC129339053 gene encoding uncharacterized protein LOC129339053: protein MFRSYSRYIARSNRAAARFLYQRRRIRRRLGVIASRHRRRILAGGNVQAVQWCALAELDDPRDFWVYPRSSHWWDRIVLQVWDDHEWICRFRMSRSTFGELVAALRPRLERQHTTMREAISVEKRVAVAVWFLASGSSYQVASDIFGVGRSTVAHLVVEFCLAVELELLSKTVRLGPHVGRIMDGFLKLGMPHCIGAIDGTHIPICSPGGKADQYGNRKSFSSILLQGTVDHRGRFIDAEIGWSGRNHDAFVFSHSAICVAMDSGSFVPGNPTICVDGVHVPPLVLADGAYPMRRWLLKPFGRYAESEAHRNFDRCLSRARNRVECAFGRLKARFRCLSHRLQAREKNVVSIVTACVVLHNLCEDRGHEILGEVGTVDPLLISRVEGQEREMLDNHLEQGKAVREVVASWIARGVRHGHNH from the exons ATGTTTCGGTCATACAGTCGATACATCGCTCGTTCGAATCGAGCGGCTGCTCGATTCCTTTATCAGAGAAGACGCATCCGTCGTCGGCTGGGTGTCATCGCATCCCGCCACCGTCGTCGGATCCTTGCAGGAGGGAATGTCCAAGCTGTCCAGTGGTGTGCTCTAGCTGAGTTGGATGATCCCAGAGATTTCTGGGTCTATCCACGAAGCAGTCATTGGTGGGACCGGATAGTACTCCAAGTATGGGACGACCACGAATGGATATGCCGGTTCCGaatgtccaggagcacctttggtGAGCTGGTGGCGGCACTACGACCCCGTTTAGAGAGGCAACATACCACAATGCGAGAAGCCATATCTGTAGAGAAGAGGGTGGCTGTGGCTGTATGGTTCCTGGCAAGCGGCTCCAGTTACCAAGTGGCGAGTGACATATTCGGTGTCGGACGCTCCACCGTCGCCCATCTGGTAGTTGAATTCTGTCTGGCCGTCGAGCTTGAGCTGCTGTCTAAGACCGTTCGCCTTGGGCCCCACGTTGGAAGg ATAATGGACGGTTTCCTGAAATTGGGGATGCCACACTGCATTGGGGCCATTGATGGCACACacatccccatatgttccccgggaGGAAAGGCGGACCAGTACGGGAACAGGAAAAGTTTCTCCTCAATACTTCTCCAGGGAACTGTGGATCACCGGGGAAGATTCATCGATGCAGAGATTGGCTGGAGCGGTCGCAACCACGACGCCTTCGTCTTCTCCCACTCCGCTATCTGTGTCGCCATGGACTCTGGGTCCTTTGTGCCGGGCAACCCCACCATTTGTGTAGACGGAGTTCATGTTCCACCCCTGGTACTTGCAGACGGTGCCTACCCCATGCGCCGTTGGCTGCTGAAGCCATTTGGAAGATACGCTGAATCAGAGGCACATAGGAACTTTGACAGGTGTCTTTCACGGGCGCGCAACCGGGTGGAGTGCGCTTTCGGCCGTCTAAAAGCAAGATTTCGGTGCTTGTCCCACCGACTCCAGGCCAGAGAAAAAAATGTTGTATCCATTGTGACCGCCTGCGTGGTACTACACAACCTCTGTGAGGACAGGGGGCACGAAATTCTGGGAGAGGTGGGCACTGTAGACCCGCTGCTCATCTCCAGGGTGGAGGGACAAGAAAGGGAAATGCTAGACAACCACCTGGAGCAGGGCAAGGCCGTGCGTGAGGTGGTGGCGAGTTGGATAGCTCGTGGTGTCAGACATGGACACAATCATTAG